From the Syntrophorhabdaceae bacterium genome, the window GAGAAAGACAGTTTATTTTCCCTCTCGCGAAGGCCGCAATAGCGGCCGGCGCCGACGGCATCTTCATGGAGGTCCACGAGGACCCTGCACACGCTCTCTGTGACGGTGAGAATTCATTGCCCCTGGAGGACGTGCCCGAGGTCCTCATGAGGCTTAAGAAGATTGCGGAGGCCCTTCAGTGAGCACGCCTCTGAAAACGGGCAAAGAGGTCCTCAGGAAGGAGGCGGAAGCAATCCTCCGGATCATGGAAGGGCTCGACGATACCTTCGATAAAGCAGTCGATATCATCGACGCCTGCAGCGGCCGCCTTGTGGTCATGGGCGTGGGCAAATCAGGTCTTGTCTGCAGAAAGATCGCCTCCACTTTTTCGAGTGTGGGCACCCCGTCGCTTTTCCTCCATCCCGGTGATTCGCTTCACGGAGACCTGGGCATGCTCCAGAAAGGGGATGTGCTCTTCATCGTGAGCAACAGCGGCGAAACGGAGGAAGTAATTAAGATACTCCCCTGGATAAAGCGGATGGATTTCACCACCATCGTGGTAACGGGCAATCCCCTTTCCACCATCGCAAAATTCGGAGATGCGGTTTTCGATGTAAAGGTCGACGAGGCCTGTCCCTATAATACGGTCCCCACGTCGAGCACCACGGTGGCCCTCGCACTGGGCGACGCTTTGGCGGTGGCAGTGATGGAGAAAAAGAAATTCAACCTCGAGGATTTCGCGTCTCTTCATCCGGGAGGAACATTAGGGCGCAAGCTGCTCCTCAAGGTTGAGGACCTCATGCACAAGGGTGAAGCCCTCCCCAGGGTCCACCAGGACCGTGCGATGAAAGAAGTGATAATTGAGATCACCACAAAAAGGCTCGGAGTGGCCGGGATTCTTGACGACGAAGGGGATCTGGTGGGCGTCATCACCGACGGCGATTTAAGGAGAGCCATAGAAAAGCACGATAACCTTCTGGTAAGGAAGGCATCCGAGGTAATGAGTCGGAATCCGAAGGGGATCGTGAAGGATTCCCTTGCGGCATATGCGCTCAAGATGATGGAGGAGTTCTCCATCACGTCCCTCTTCGTGGTCGAGGCGGAAGGGAAGAAAAGGCCCGTGGGGGTAATCCATATCCATGATCTTTTGAAGGCAAAGATCGTCTGAGGAATATGCCGGCACAGGGGTCACCCAAAGAAAGATGAAAAAAAGAGACCTTACAGTCTACATCGCCATAGGGATCATCATCCTGAGCTGCGTGACGGCC encodes:
- a CDS encoding KpsF/GutQ family sugar-phosphate isomerase, translated to MSTPLKTGKEVLRKEAEAILRIMEGLDDTFDKAVDIIDACSGRLVVMGVGKSGLVCRKIASTFSSVGTPSLFLHPGDSLHGDLGMLQKGDVLFIVSNSGETEEVIKILPWIKRMDFTTIVVTGNPLSTIAKFGDAVFDVKVDEACPYNTVPTSSTTVALALGDALAVAVMEKKKFNLEDFASLHPGGTLGRKLLLKVEDLMHKGEALPRVHQDRAMKEVIIEITTKRLGVAGILDDEGDLVGVITDGDLRRAIEKHDNLLVRKASEVMSRNPKGIVKDSLAAYALKMMEEFSITSLFVVEAEGKKRPVGVIHIHDLLKAKIV